A portion of the Candidatus Binatota bacterium genome contains these proteins:
- a CDS encoding LOG family protein: MRATVTNPGRGDMHPVPRGKRFPVTDENKSTVVTVFGSSMAPAGDELYRSAERLGRMLAERGARVASGGYGGVMEAVSRGARAAGGHALGFTVPDFPGREPNEFLSEERPCGDLYERLQGLIHGSDAWVALGGGIGTLVEIFLAWNEIYMSLLPARPLLLVGSEWPAALESLSGLTELGERHMKLIDLCDDIDSAVELLASRGVFANTARSGATP; this comes from the coding sequence ATGCGAGCGACCGTGACAAACCCGGGCCGCGGAGATATGCATCCTGTACCCAGAGGAAAACGGTTTCCAGTGACGGATGAAAACAAGTCTACGGTAGTAACAGTATTCGGCAGCTCGATGGCGCCCGCGGGCGACGAGCTGTACCGATCGGCCGAGCGGCTGGGGCGGATGCTGGCCGAGCGTGGAGCGCGAGTTGCCTCCGGTGGCTACGGCGGTGTGATGGAAGCGGTTTCGCGCGGCGCCCGGGCTGCAGGCGGCCACGCACTGGGCTTTACCGTGCCCGATTTTCCTGGCCGCGAGCCCAACGAGTTTCTCAGCGAAGAACGCCCCTGCGGCGATCTCTACGAGCGCCTGCAGGGTCTTATTCACGGCAGCGACGCGTGGGTAGCTCTGGGCGGAGGCATAGGCACGCTGGTCGAAATTTTCCTGGCGTGGAACGAAATCTACATGAGCCTACTCCCGGCGCGGCCCCTGCTGCTGGTGGGCAGCGAATGGCCAGCTGCGCTCGAAAGCCTGAGCGGGCTCACCGAACTCGGCGAACGCCACATGAAACTGATTGATCTCTGCGACGACATCGACAGCGCGGTAGAATTGCTGGCGAGCCGTGGCGTGTTCGCGAATACTGCCCGCAGTGGAGCAACACCATGA
- a CDS encoding alpha/beta hydrolase yields the protein MKHFRVDSNGQRINVTDWGGQGRTLLFSHPTGFLGAVWKPVIDELRGIGFDGRVLSIDHRGHGLSSKPDDGYQWSNFVDDLEGVMARLELEVALGVGHSGGATTLAGVAAADGKRFERLLLIDPILFDPVADASFAEVDNPMSARTRTRRMVWPSREYLYEVFASKPPYDTWTEAALRAYVEHGSFDRPDGEIELLCPARLEARVYQGAAESNGFAYLEALDLPVLVVKGETTDSFSDERAARAMDRLSQGRLLVVPGSTHFVPMEFPRAIADLIVEELDDSAA from the coding sequence ATGAAACACTTCAGGGTAGATAGCAACGGCCAGCGCATAAACGTGACCGATTGGGGTGGGCAGGGTCGCACGCTGCTGTTCTCGCATCCCACGGGTTTTCTCGGCGCGGTATGGAAGCCGGTCATCGACGAGCTGCGTGGCATCGGTTTCGACGGTCGCGTCTTGTCGATCGATCACCGTGGGCATGGTCTCAGCTCCAAGCCCGACGACGGTTACCAGTGGAGTAACTTCGTGGACGATCTCGAAGGCGTCATGGCCCGGCTCGAACTCGAAGTTGCCCTGGGCGTGGGCCACTCGGGCGGTGCCACTACGCTGGCTGGTGTGGCGGCGGCTGACGGGAAACGATTCGAGCGGCTGCTGCTGATCGATCCGATTCTTTTTGATCCCGTGGCCGACGCTTCGTTCGCCGAAGTGGACAACCCCATGTCGGCGCGTACGCGTACCCGCCGCATGGTGTGGCCGTCGCGCGAATACCTGTACGAAGTCTTTGCCTCCAAGCCCCCCTACGACACCTGGACCGAAGCGGCCCTGCGCGCATACGTTGAGCACGGCAGCTTTGATCGGCCCGACGGCGAGATAGAGCTGCTGTGCCCTGCTCGCCTCGAGGCGCGGGTATACCAGGGTGCAGCAGAGTCCAATGGCTTTGCCTATCTCGAGGCCCTCGACCTGCCGGTACTCGTGGTAAAGGGAGAGACCACCGACTCGTTTTCTGATGAGCGCGCCGCGCGTGCGATGGATCGCCTGTCGCAAGGCCGCCTGCTTGTCGTGCCCGGCAGCACGCACTTCGTGCCCATGGAGTTTCCTCGAGCCATCGCCGACTTGATAGTTGAAGAACTCGACGACTCTGCCGCCTGA
- a CDS encoding CDP-diacylglycerol O-phosphatidyltransferase, with translation MQAGVSSGGPVARAVAWAVHLYTASGVVLGFLALQAAFVGDHRTCFIMLAAALAVDSTDGTLARAANVKHVLPWFDGAMLDNLVDYLNYVIVPVAVFMQPGMLPDEFRLVPLAVLAASAYGFSRADAKGVVEHYFLGFPSYWNIIAFYFVVLGTGPMMNLLVLVTALVLVFVPLRWLYPSRSEILRRRTLGLGAVWAAMALVLVLRLPEVQPLLGAASLFYPLYYIGASLVYHRQG, from the coding sequence ATGCAGGCTGGTGTTTCGAGTGGGGGGCCCGTGGCCCGGGCGGTGGCCTGGGCGGTTCATTTATACACGGCCTCGGGCGTCGTGCTGGGTTTTCTCGCTTTGCAGGCGGCTTTTGTCGGTGACCACCGCACTTGTTTTATCATGCTTGCCGCCGCCCTGGCCGTAGATTCAACCGATGGCACCCTGGCCCGTGCCGCCAACGTGAAGCACGTGCTGCCCTGGTTCGACGGCGCCATGCTCGACAACCTGGTCGACTATCTCAACTACGTCATCGTACCCGTGGCCGTGTTCATGCAACCGGGCATGCTGCCCGACGAGTTCAGGTTGGTGCCGCTGGCCGTGCTGGCGGCGAGCGCCTACGGGTTTTCGCGGGCCGACGCCAAGGGCGTTGTCGAACACTACTTCCTGGGCTTTCCTTCCTACTGGAACATCATCGCGTTCTACTTCGTGGTGCTTGGCACCGGCCCGATGATGAACCTGCTGGTGTTGGTCACCGCGCTGGTGCTGGTGTTTGTGCCGCTGAGATGGCTGTACCCCAGCCGCAGCGAAATACTGCGCCGGCGCACGCTCGGCCTGGGCGCAGTGTGGGCGGCGATGGCGCTGGTGTTGGTGCTGCGCTTGCCCGAAGTGCAACCCCTGCTCGGGGCGGCGTCGTTGTTCTACCCGCTTTACTACATCGGGGCGTCGTTGGTGTATCACCGGCAGGGCTGA
- a CDS encoding DUF374 domain-containing protein produces MTQRDHAATAKLRPARRLKKAGVAAAARVVPWLLRGWLAFVRLTSGVSIDKAGRRALADAAAGKDCIVVSLHQGLLYLAFFFAGSRMHTLVSIGDIGDVIAGLCRLYGYRALRGGSSSRASRRRPAVDYLLEAVAETRDTGACTYITPDGSQGPAGACKVGFAVVAARTGLPVYAVCGSSRRCWYAPGWDRFALPLPFSRVSLETLGPFTAGNKDNAAELLRVEVEQALHTLHARAFERMEQPQTPSLQTLQVEEAAGEKSDG; encoded by the coding sequence ATGACCCAACGTGACCATGCTGCAACCGCTAAGCTGCGCCCGGCCCGGCGTCTCAAAAAAGCCGGCGTCGCCGCGGCCGCGCGCGTGGTGCCGTGGCTACTCAGGGGCTGGCTGGCCTTTGTGCGCCTGACCAGCGGCGTGAGCATAGACAAGGCCGGCCGCCGGGCACTGGCCGATGCCGCCGCTGGCAAGGATTGCATCGTGGTGAGCCTGCACCAGGGCTTACTCTACCTGGCATTCTTCTTCGCCGGCTCGCGCATGCACACGCTGGTGAGCATAGGCGACATCGGCGATGTCATAGCCGGGCTCTGTCGTCTTTATGGCTACCGCGCGCTGAGAGGTGGCTCGAGCAGTCGCGCCAGTCGCCGACGTCCGGCTGTTGATTACCTGCTCGAAGCCGTCGCAGAAACCCGCGACACCGGCGCCTGCACCTACATCACCCCCGATGGCTCGCAGGGGCCGGCCGGGGCCTGCAAGGTGGGTTTTGCAGTGGTGGCTGCGCGCACCGGTCTACCGGTCTACGCAGTGTGTGGCAGCAGCCGGCGCTGCTGGTACGCGCCGGGCTGGGACCGCTTTGCCCTGCCGCTGCCCTTCAGCAGGGTGAGCCTGGAGACTCTCGGACCATTCACCGCGGGCAACAAAGACAATGCCGCCGAACTGCTCAGGGTCGAAGTTGAGCAAGCGCTTCACACTTTGCACGCACGAGCGTTTGAGAGAATGGAGCAACCACAGACGCCGAGCCTGCAAACGCTGCAGGTCGAAGAAGCGGCGGGCGAAAAAAGCGACGGCTGA
- a CDS encoding SDR family oxidoreductase — protein sequence MNRLDEKTAIITGGASGIGLATARAFTEAGATVVLADVQDGSEVAAELGATFMRCDVTDPEQVQALVDSVVSARGRLDLYFNNAGVEINGPLIDTDPAEHRRLMDVNVNGVFYGLRSAVSAMLKNPGPVRGAIVNTASVAGLVGVPGMISYNASKGAVVLMTREAAVEYAAEGIRVNAVCPGVIRTPMADTAMAVLGGDGELLEEIGRRSHPLGRVGEPEEVASVVRFLCSDDASFVTGVALPVDGGMTAGVISPGPPPE from the coding sequence ATGAACAGACTTGATGAAAAGACGGCGATCATAACCGGTGGCGCATCGGGCATAGGGCTGGCAACGGCGCGGGCGTTTACCGAGGCGGGTGCGACGGTGGTGCTGGCCGACGTGCAGGACGGTTCGGAAGTGGCCGCCGAACTGGGCGCGACTTTCATGCGTTGTGATGTCACCGACCCCGAGCAGGTGCAGGCGCTGGTAGACTCAGTGGTAAGCGCGCGGGGCCGCCTCGATCTCTACTTCAATAATGCCGGCGTCGAGATCAACGGTCCGTTGATCGACACCGACCCCGCTGAGCATCGCCGCCTCATGGACGTAAACGTCAACGGCGTGTTTTATGGATTGCGTTCGGCCGTGAGCGCCATGCTCAAGAACCCCGGCCCGGTGCGTGGAGCTATCGTCAACACTGCCTCGGTGGCCGGACTCGTGGGCGTGCCCGGCATGATCAGCTACAACGCGAGCAAGGGAGCGGTGGTACTCATGACGCGTGAGGCGGCGGTGGAGTACGCAGCCGAAGGCATCAGGGTCAACGCAGTCTGCCCGGGCGTCATACGAACCCCGATGGCAGACACGGCGATGGCCGTGCTCGGTGGAGACGGTGAGCTGCTCGAGGAAATAGGCAGGCGTAGCCACCCGCTGGGTCGCGTGGGCGAGCCCGAAGAAGTGGCTTCCGTTGTGAGATTTCTATGCAGCGACGACGCGTCGTTCGTGACCGGCGTCGCCCTGCCTGTGGATGGCGGCATGACGGCCGGCGTTATCTCGCCCGGCCCGCCACCCGAGTAG